One window of Meiothermus sp. Pnk-1 genomic DNA carries:
- the cdd gene encoding cytidine deaminase: protein MEEIASRLRRLMSKAYAPYSHYPVAAIVKGESGRLFEGVNVENASYALARCAEQGAVSRMVAEGDRRILELWVMTQDGGTPCGGCRQILAEFAKPDTLVHCLRADGQGSTYTLGELLPHAFRLER from the coding sequence ATGGAAGAGATCGCCTCGCGCCTGCGCCGCCTGATGTCCAAAGCCTACGCTCCCTACTCGCATTACCCCGTCGCCGCGATCGTGAAGGGAGAAAGCGGCCGGCTTTTCGAGGGGGTCAATGTCGAAAACGCCTCCTACGCGCTGGCCCGCTGCGCCGAGCAGGGGGCGGTGAGCCGCATGGTGGCCGAGGGAGACCGGAGAATCCTCGAGCTTTGGGTGATGACCCAAGACGGCGGAACCCCTTGCGGCGGCTGCCGCCAAATCCTGGCCGAATTTGCCAAACCCGATACCCTAGTGCACTGCCTGCGCGCGGATGGACAAGGGTCTACCTACACCCTGGGCGAACTCCTCCCCCACGCGTTCCGCCTCGAGCGCTGA